GGTTGATCGCTCGCACGTCCGCAGGCGGCGTCAGGCGATCCAGTCGCATTTGTTCCAGGCTGGCATTGTCGGCTCCGTCGCGCGACGGGAACGGGCGCCTTCCCGTGAGCAGTTCGTACATCACAACGCCCAGCGAATACACATCCGCCGCGGCGCTGACGTCACCTGCAGAAATCAGCGACTGCAGATGTTCGGGCGCCAGATACGGCAGCGTACCTCCGACCAGGCTCTGAGCGGCTCCCGGCGACTGCACTTCGGAAGACAGATTGAAGTCCAGCAGCATCGGATGTCCGTCGGCGGCGATCAGAATGTTGGCCGGCTTGACGTCGCGGTGCAGCAGATTTCGACGATGCGCGTGCTGCAGCGCTTCCGCAAGCTGCAGGATGACGAAGCACACTGATCGAGGATAGCTGTCATCGGCCAGGTCGGTTCCGAAACCTTCCGGCATCGACGGCGATTCGTCGGCAAACCGCGGTTCGGTCGGCGTGCCTTTCGCCGCGCCGCGCAGCCAACTGGCCAGCTCCGTTCCTGAGGACGGCAGCCGATCGTGACTGTTCAGTTTCTGAATCGCATCGGCAAGAGTCAGCCGGCCCAGAAACGGCATGCACATCGCCTGCCAACTGCTGGAACGGTGTACCGAATAGACGGGCACGATTCCCGAATGCTGCAGACAGGCAAGCCGCTCCGGTTCATTGGACGTGTCGCTGGAAATCTTGATGACGACGCAGCGATGGGCAAGATCCCGTTGCCGCGCCAGAAACACGCAGGCGAATGCGCCCCGACCGAGTTCCTCAACAATATCGAATTCCGGAAAGGCGGCGGTGAGCCGTTCGACGAGTTCCGCATCGTGACCAGCGTCACCCGCTTTTCGCAACAGACTGCGAAACGAGGAATCCGGTCTTTCATACGCGGTCTCCGGACGTTCGCGGACAGGCCAGTTGGAAACATCGATCCCCAGCCGCCGGGAGTAATCCGCCGGGTCAACCGGCTGACCATGCATCTTTCGAACTCGAAATTCCTCGTAGGCCAACTGCGAACGCCGGTCCTGTTCCGCGAAGATGTCGGGAAAATCCAGCACGTAGTCTTCAACCGTCCGGGGTACTCCCGTGCGCCAGCCTCGCTCCAGATCCACGCGGACCAGCTCGACAACAATCTCCGCGTACGCCGGATGAGACGGCTGCGGCGCAAAGTCAACGGGGGCACAGGGAACACCGGACGCGATGGCGGCTTCGAATGCCTCAACGGCCGAATCCAGGTCGTGCGACTCACTGAGTTCATGCACGCTCATGGTCGCCTCCAATGGCGGTGCGAAGGCGGTCGCGAAACTGCTGCAGCACGCGTTCAATCGTGCGCTTCGATCGCTGAGTGCGTTCCGCGATGCCGGAAACGTCGCAGCCTTCGATGCGCAGGTTGACGATCTGCGCATGAGATTCCGGCAGCGATTCCACCAGTTCGTCAATCACCATTCGCAGCAGAGCGATCTCCGACTGATCGCTTGCCGGAATGTCGCTGTGCGTCGCGTCGAAGTTGACGGTGGTGCCGACGTTCCTTTTCGCGGCGCGATGATGCGCCGAATGCGCCCGGATTTTATTCAGTCCGATCACCAGCAGCAGACCCCACAATTCCTCGCCTTCCGGCACGGCATAGTCACCGCGCGCTGCGCGTCGGAAGAAGGTCCGGAAGACGGACTGCACGACATCGTCCGGGTCGACGCGAATGCGCAGATCATCGGCCAGTTGTCGTCCTGCGAGCGTTTCGAGACGCTCGGCATACCGCACAAACAAAGCCTCGGCCGCATCGTCACACCCGAGCTGTACCCGTTCCATCAGGGTCTGATCGGTCGTCGCGATGTCCGAAGCATTGATACGGGAACCGTCCGGCAACGGGCCACTGTCGGGAGTCGGTTTCGAGTTCATCATCCGCCAAAAAAATGCAGGATTCCTGGTACAGCAGGCATTTTTGTGATGTGGCCCCGGATCGTCAGTGCGGCCCGTCTGTTCCCGGTGATCAGCAGCGCGCCATTCCGTCCGACATCGTACTTGAGCAGGCTTCCGGCACCGAACTCTGCTTTTTGTGGCCGGAAACCGGGCGGACTACTGCTGCCCTCGAAGTTCTCAGTCACTGCAAGTCGATCTGGCGGAGTGCGTCGAAGTGGCGAGTCACGATTCTGAGAACTTTGCGAAGGGTGTCGGTTATTTTGGCGGATCACTCAGCGAAAAGCTACTCACGGTTCCGGAGGCTTTGTGGCAGCGGGTCCAAAAGAATCACCCAAGGGTAGCTAAATGATCATTGATACGATTTTTCGTTCACGTCGTCCGAGCCGGCTTGTTCAAACGCGGCGACGCCGCAACGTCAGAAGGAATCGCACCGAAAGTCGGCTGGAATCGCTCGAATCTCGGCTGCTGCTGGCGGCTCAGATTCATGGGACGGTTTATCACGATGTGAATGCCGACGGAATTCGCCAGCAGGATGAAGGCGGGCTTCCCAACTGGACCGTGTTTCTGGACCAGAATCAGAACGGAGCGCTGGACGCCGGTGAAGATTCGGTCCAGACGGACAACGAAGGCGACTTTCAATTCACAGGGCTTGCGGCCGGTGATTATCGCGTGGTCGAAATTGTTCGCCCTGACTGGACCGCAACGAATCCCGCAACCGGCTATGTCGATGTCACGCTCGCGGATGGCGATGACTTACGAGTTGACTTCCTGAACGAAGGGACGGCCGGCAGTGGGATCATCACCGGCAATGTCTGGACAGAGACATCAACAACGACGCAGAATCATGATCCGGAAGACACCCCGCTGTCGAATTGGACCGTGTTTCTGGATCTTAACGGTGATGGAGTCCTTGATCCCGACGAACCATTCCAACTGACCGACGGCGATGGCAACTACATGTTCACCGGTGTTCTTGGGCTCCGCCGCATGCTGATCAGTTATGAAGTCGCCGCAGTTTGGCCCTGACGGGGTGGGATCCGCGTGACAACAACTTCACCGCCGAAGTTGTCGAACAGGCGAAACGACGGTGATGCCGGATTCTCGCCAACTGGC
The genomic region above belongs to Planctomycetaceae bacterium and contains:
- a CDS encoding sigma-70 family RNA polymerase sigma factor, with protein sequence MMNSKPTPDSGPLPDGSRINASDIATTDQTLMERVQLGCDDAAEALFVRYAERLETLAGRQLADDLRIRVDPDDVVQSVFRTFFRRAARGDYAVPEGEELWGLLLVIGLNKIRAHSAHHRAAKRNVGTTVNFDATHSDIPASDQSEIALLRMVIDELVESLPESHAQIVNLRIEGCDVSGIAERTQRSKRTIERVLQQFRDRLRTAIGGDHERA
- a CDS encoding SdrD B-like domain-containing protein — protein: MIIDTIFRSRRPSRLVQTRRRRNVRRNRTESRLESLESRLLLAAQIHGTVYHDVNADGIRQQDEGGLPNWTVFLDQNQNGALDAGEDSVQTDNEGDFQFTGLAAGDYRVVEIVRPDWTATNPATGYVDVTLADGDDLRVDFLNEGTAGSGIITGNVWTETSTTTQNHDPEDTPLSNWTVFLDLNGDGVLDPDEPFQLTDGDGNYMFTGVLGLRRMLISYEVAAVWP
- a CDS encoding serine/threonine-protein kinase, with the translated sequence MSVHELSESHDLDSAVEAFEAAIASGVPCAPVDFAPQPSHPAYAEIVVELVRVDLERGWRTGVPRTVEDYVLDFPDIFAEQDRRSQLAYEEFRVRKMHGQPVDPADYSRRLGIDVSNWPVRERPETAYERPDSSFRSLLRKAGDAGHDAELVERLTAAFPEFDIVEELGRGAFACVFLARQRDLAHRCVVIKISSDTSNEPERLACLQHSGIVPVYSVHRSSSWQAMCMPFLGRLTLADAIQKLNSHDRLPSSGTELASWLRGAAKGTPTEPRFADESPSMPEGFGTDLADDSYPRSVCFVILQLAEALQHAHRRNLLHRDVKPANILIAADGHPMLLDFNLSSEVQSPGAAQSLVGGTLPYLAPEHLQSLISAGDVSAAADVYSLGVVMYELLTGRRPFPSRDGADNASLEQMRLDRLTPPADVRAIN